A DNA window from Salvelinus sp. IW2-2015 linkage group LG4q.1:29, ASM291031v2, whole genome shotgun sequence contains the following coding sequences:
- the LOC111962716 gene encoding high choriolytic enzyme 2, whose translation MSALKYTLGLLALLSVSAWAEEELSVSELLEKANRNVVHTRNEPLIVDDIAYVNEAERNADPCTSRGCMWPKSSDGRVYVPYVIANQYSTRELEVIERGLQSFAGFSCINFIKRXNQRDYLHIQSQNGCWSYVGRSGNAQVVSLSRSGCVYHGTTQHELLHALGFNQEQTRSDRDNHIRVLLQNVQSGMEHNFNKIATLNQGTAYDYNSVMQYHRYAFSKNNQPTMVPFPNQNVEIGNASQMSQSDITRLNRLYNC comes from the exons ATGTCTGCATTAAAGTACACTCTGGGCCTTCTGGCCCTGCTTTCAGTGTCCGCCTGGGCCGAGGAG gagctctctgtctctgagctgCTGGAGAAGGCCAACAGGAATGTTG TGCATACCCGCAACGAGCCCTTGATTGTGGATGACATCGCCTACGTCAACGAGGCTGAGAGGAACGCTGACCCCTGCACATCTCGCGGCTGCATGTGGCCCAAATCCAGCGACGGCAGAGTCTATGTGCCRTACGTCATCGCCAACCAGTACT CCACCAGGGAGCTGGAAGTCATTGAGCGTGGTCTGCAGTCCTTTGCAGGCTTCTCCTGCATCAACTTCATCAAGCGCAKCAACCAAAGAGACTACTTGCACATCCAGTCCCAGAACGG ATGCTGGTCCTATGTTGGTCGTTCTGGCAATGCCCAGGTTGTGTCTCTGAGCCGATCCGGCTGTGTGTACCACGGCACCACCCAGCACGAGCTCCTCCATGCCCTGGGCTTCAACCARGAGCAGACCCGCAGCGACCGTGACAATCACATCCGRGTTCTCCTCCAGAATGTCCAGTCCG GCATGGAGCACAACTTCAACAAGATCGCRACCCTGAACCAGGGAACGGCCTATGACTACAACTCCGTCATGCAGTACCACAG GTACGCCTTCTCCAAGAACAACCAGCCCACCATGGTTCCCTTCCCCAACCAGAACGTGGAGATCGGCAACGCCTCCCAGATGAGCCAGAGCGACATCACCCGTCTCAACAGGCTGTACAACTGTTAA